GTAGTGCTTCCGCCATTTGAAAACTCCTAAGAAATGGAAATCGATGTGAATTTTGATGACACGGTTTGTGCATGCCCCTCATGCTAACATAAAAGGAGATAGCAAGTTCTGAAGAGGGAGATACTTCTTTTTGCCAGAATCAATTCCAGGTGCTGATTTTGCCTTGTTATCTTCTGAACAGGTTCTCTTCACTACATTTACATGGAGCCAAAAAAACTAAATGAGAATGacaaaattacaactcaaagcaATTTCATGAGAATGACAAGATTATGAATGAAAACAACTGCCACTATGTCAAATATTCAGAAATTATTTTACACTTAATCTGTACAGATTTTCCCTTCACCTTAGTTGTCTTACCTTCTTTTTTCTCCGGAATATACTTCACATGTCGATAGTTCTGCATTTTGAAATAACAAGTGGTGTATAAACATCGTAATGTGATGATATGTTTGTGAGTATGCATTTAAAGATATTTGGCCATTTACCTGCAAATGGCTCTTTACGTGAAAGATTGTCAAGCCTTCTACCTTCATAAGCTTCAGCACACCCTTGGGAGTTGCCTCTGCAAGATATATACATGGAACAAAACGTCTAATCGACGGTTCTATTTTCAAGAAAAAATTACCCCAAAAATTTAACTAGAGTGGTCACCCTACTTTCCGGTCCTCCGAGCTTTTTCAGAGCCTCCACAAAACGCTCATGGAGCTCAAGTGTCCATCTCATTCTCGTTTTGCTACATGCTGTAGCTcccgatgatgatggtgatgaactCAACTGGACTTTGACCGGAGAACCCCCACTGCGCAGACCCTCATGGTCAGATGAAGGCGATACAAGAATAGGCGAGCATTGCGGCGGTATGCCATATATGTCCTAAGCAAGAATGAATTATATGGGAAATGACTAGTTAAAATCTGAACTTAGCCATGATAAAGGCGCATGTGAACTCAAGAAGCTGGTTGAAGAAATACTCGGATAATGCTGTTAAGTGAAGGATCAACTATGGAACTAAAGGTACTCACATCTAACCGAGGGATCTCCTCGTTGTCGGTGATGGCAATCCCAAGTTGTTCAGACAAGAACTGAAACTCCAGCTGCTCACTGAAATCCATGGCATTGCCTCCTGCACGGAAGCTACTGTCAGAAGCGTTGCCGGAGAGGTTAAGGAAGTCCTTGAGATCAAGTGGATGTTCAAGATCACCATGAACGCCAGTGCTCAGATCAGCAGCAAACAGCAAAGAAGAGCTCAATGATTTTGCAGCTGATACCTGCTGCTGCTCACATTTAGAAGGATGGGGCAGGAAAGAAAATCCACTGGGT
Above is a window of Triticum aestivum cultivar Chinese Spring chromosome 6B, IWGSC CS RefSeq v2.1, whole genome shotgun sequence DNA encoding:
- the LOC123133782 gene encoding protein PHOSPHATE STARVATION RESPONSE 3-like, with amino-acid sequence MSTQNVIPMKHIIAPDIRAHTCNAPQPSVHQMFNAKSDIYSSADDTSRVSYADLSDPNSSSSSTFCTSMYSSSSTKPSGFSFLPHPSKCEQQQVSAAKSLSSSLLFAADLSTGVHGDLEHPLDLKDFLNLSGNASDSSFRAGGNAMDFSEQLEFQFLSEQLGIAITDNEEIPRLDDIYGIPPQCSPILVSPSSDHEGLRSGGSPVKVQLSSSPSSSGATACSKTRMRWTLELHERFVEALKKLGGPEKATPKGVLKLMKVEGLTIFHVKSHLQNYRHVKYIPEKKEVKRTCSEDNKAKSAPGIDSGKKKSFQMAEALRMQMEVQKQLHEQLEVQRKLQLRIEEHARYLQQILEQQKARKSPVPKPKEETEVNTTSAPSLKRKLSDTKIEHNSQMDSRRPELQLDLESEP